In one window of Pelorhabdus rhamnosifermentans DNA:
- a CDS encoding iron-sulfur cluster assembly scaffold protein yields the protein MNYSTEVKDMCIVAKGPNHGAAPIPQEGKWTKVKEIKEISGLTHGVGWCAPQQGACKLTLNVKDGIIQEALIETIGCSGMTHSAAMASEILPGKTILEALNTDLVCDAINTAMRELFLQIVYGRSQTAFSEDGLPIGAGLEDLGKGLRSQVGTMYGTLDKGPRYLDLAEGYVTRIGLDENSEIIGYQFVHLGKMMEMVTKGLDANEALQKATGQYGRFDEAMKVIDPRHE from the coding sequence ATGAACTATTCAACTGAAGTCAAAGACATGTGTATCGTGGCTAAAGGTCCAAATCACGGGGCCGCTCCCATTCCGCAGGAGGGCAAATGGACAAAGGTAAAAGAGATAAAAGAGATAAGTGGTTTAACTCATGGTGTGGGTTGGTGTGCGCCTCAGCAAGGGGCCTGTAAGTTAACTCTCAATGTAAAAGACGGAATCATTCAAGAAGCATTAATTGAAACCATTGGTTGTTCAGGGATGACTCATTCCGCAGCAATGGCTTCTGAAATTCTTCCCGGTAAAACCATTTTAGAAGCATTAAATACTGATTTGGTTTGTGATGCAATTAACACCGCCATGCGTGAACTGTTTCTTCAAATTGTATATGGTAGAAGCCAGACGGCTTTCTCTGAGGATGGACTACCTATCGGAGCCGGCCTGGAAGATTTGGGCAAAGGATTAAGAAGTCAGGTTGGGACCATGTATGGTACATTAGATAAAGGGCCAAGATATTTGGATTTGGCGGAAGGGTATGTGACTCGGATCGGGCTGGATGAAAATAGCGAAATTATTGGCTATCAATTCGTGCATCTTGGGAAAATGATGGAAATGGTTACGAAAGGCCTGGATGCTAACGAGGCGCTGCAGAAGGCAACAGGCCAATATGGACGTTTTGATGAAGCAATGAAGGTTATTGATCCCAGACACGAATAA